From one Salmo salar chromosome ssa09, Ssal_v3.1, whole genome shotgun sequence genomic stretch:
- the gar1 gene encoding H/ACA ribonucleoprotein complex subunit 1 (The RefSeq protein has 1 substitution compared to this genomic sequence) — protein MSFRGGGGRGGRGGGFNRGGGGGYGGRGGGGGFRGGGRGGRGGFQDYGPPEYVVALGEFMHPCEDEIVCKCVTEENKVPYFNAPVYLENKEQIGKVDEIFGQLRDFYFSVKLSDNMKASSFKKLQKFYVDPMKLLPLQRFLPRPPGEKGPPRGGRGGRGGRGGPRGGGFRGGRGGGDRGGFGRGGFGGGRGGGFRGRGGGGGRGFRGGR, from the exons ATGTCCTTccgaggaggaggtggaagagggggCCGTGGTGGCGGATTCAAccgtggtggtggaggaggatatGGGGGTCGAGGTGGCGGCGGCGGTTTCCGAGGTGGTGGACGAGGGGGTCGAGGAGGCTTCCAAGACTATGGCCCTCCAGAATATGTTGTTG CATTAGGAGAATTCATGCACCCCTGTGAGGATGAAATTGTGTGCAAGTGTGTAACTGAGGAGAACAAAGTTCCTTACTTCAATGCACCCGTATACTTGGAAAACAAGGAGCAGATCGGGAAAGTGGACGAAATCTTCGGCCAACTACGTGACTTT TATTTCTCTGTTAAACTCTCGGATAATATGAAGGCATCCTCGTTCAAGAAACTACAGAAG TTCTATGTAGACCCAATGAAACTCCTACCACTCCAGAGGTTCCTTCCCAGGCCCCCGGGTGAGAAGGGTCCCCCAAGGGGAGGCAGAGGAGGTCGAGGTGGAAGAGGAGGTTCCCGTGGAG GTGGATTCCGTGGTGGCAGGGGGGGTGGTGACCGTGGTGGATTTGGCAGAGGAGGTTTTGGTGGTGGTCGAGGAGGAGGATTCAGAGGTAGAGGAGGTGGCGGTGGACGAGGATTCAGGG GTGGGAGATGA